One stretch of Bordetella avium DNA includes these proteins:
- a CDS encoding PqiB family protein codes for MAEPTESPGTPLGRVKLSRKERSRISWIWLVPLVAALAGLSLVVRTWMQAGPDITIEFNTAEGLEVGKTQLRYKDVVVGTVTGIHFNTDRSKVLVKAELVKEVANMAREGTNFWVVRPRLGLSGVSGLGTLLSGAYIGVDAIGNPEELDRKPVKAFFVGLETPPAVEYDRPGKRFTLRAENLGSLDIGSPVYYRRINVGRVIAYALSDDGKSVDVQVFIDAPNDRFVTEGARFWNASGVDFSLDASGLKVRTQSMVSLLLGGVAFENVVRRDAEPAKADSRFKLYGGEQAAKVNTDGTPFHIRMRFDQSVRGLAVGAPIDFQGITLGDVTNVAIDFDAKNKRFFGLVDATIYPERLGGLFDEIVKGLERDTGTRDLAPSRTLAVLVEYGLRAQLRSSNLLTGQMYIVLDHFSKVPPVKYVQTDPATIPTIPGQFDQLQDQIGSIVSKIEKIPFDQIGQDLRLTLANTSKLMERLDKTVAPDTAAVLKEARRSLAQLNELFSPDASLPINAERSMREMSQAARALRNLADYLQANPEALLRGRGKDPIPGFGSVRN; via the coding sequence ATGGCGGAGCCGACTGAATCGCCGGGTACCCCGTTGGGCCGGGTCAAACTGAGCAGGAAAGAGCGTTCGCGTATCTCCTGGATCTGGCTGGTGCCGCTGGTGGCGGCGCTGGCCGGCTTGTCCCTGGTCGTGCGCACTTGGATGCAGGCCGGGCCGGACATCACCATCGAGTTCAACACGGCCGAAGGCTTGGAGGTGGGCAAGACTCAGCTGCGCTACAAGGACGTCGTGGTGGGCACGGTCACCGGCATTCATTTCAATACGGACCGCAGCAAAGTGTTGGTCAAGGCGGAGCTCGTGAAAGAGGTCGCCAATATGGCGCGCGAGGGCACGAATTTCTGGGTGGTGCGCCCGCGCTTGGGCTTGAGCGGCGTATCGGGTCTGGGTACTTTGCTGTCGGGCGCCTATATCGGTGTGGACGCCATCGGCAACCCCGAGGAGCTGGACAGAAAACCTGTTAAAGCGTTTTTCGTGGGCTTGGAGACGCCGCCCGCCGTCGAGTACGACAGGCCGGGAAAACGCTTCACGCTGCGCGCCGAGAATCTGGGTTCGCTGGATATCGGTTCGCCGGTTTATTACCGGCGCATTAATGTCGGGCGGGTCATCGCCTATGCACTCAGCGACGATGGCAAATCGGTTGACGTGCAGGTCTTTATCGACGCGCCCAATGACCGCTTCGTGACCGAGGGCGCGCGTTTTTGGAATGCGAGCGGGGTGGATTTTTCGCTCGATGCCTCCGGCCTCAAGGTGCGCACCCAATCCATGGTGTCGCTGCTACTGGGCGGGGTCGCCTTCGAGAACGTGGTGCGGCGCGACGCCGAGCCGGCCAAGGCGGACAGCCGCTTCAAGCTGTATGGCGGCGAGCAGGCTGCCAAGGTCAACACCGACGGTACCCCCTTCCACATTCGTATGCGGTTTGACCAGTCGGTGCGCGGTCTGGCAGTGGGCGCACCTATCGACTTCCAGGGGATTACCTTGGGTGATGTCACCAATGTGGCCATCGATTTCGACGCCAAAAACAAGCGCTTCTTTGGCTTGGTCGATGCGACCATCTATCCAGAACGTCTGGGCGGTTTGTTTGATGAGATCGTCAAGGGGCTGGAACGCGATACCGGCACACGCGATCTGGCACCGAGCCGCACTCTGGCGGTGCTGGTCGAGTACGGTTTGAGGGCGCAACTGCGTTCGAGCAATTTGCTGACCGGTCAGATGTATATCGTGCTTGACCATTTTTCCAAGGTTCCGCCCGTCAAGTATGTGCAGACCGATCCGGCCACTATCCCGACCATTCCGGGGCAGTTCGATCAGTTGCAGGATCAGATCGGCAGCATTGTGTCCAAGATCGAGAAAATCCCCTTCGACCAGATCGGTCAGGACTTGCGTTTGACGCTGGCCAACACCTCGAAGCTCATGGAGCGCCTGGATAAGACCGTCGCACCTGATACGGCAGCGGTGCTGAAGGAAGCCCGCCGCTCGCTGGCGCAGCTCAATGAGTTGTTCTCGCCGGATGCTTCCCTGCCTATCAATGCCGAGCGTTCCATGCGTGAGATGTCGCAGGCGGCGCGTGCCCTGCGTAATCTGGCGGATTATCTCCAGGCCAACCCCGAGGCCTTGCTGCGTGGCCGGGGCAAGGACCCCATCCCCGGCTTCGGGTCTGTCAGGAACTGA
- a CDS encoding PqiC family protein, which produces MKYIRPALALSLLSLLVACGASPPARYYTLQAPPAATPIKGDAGFMVEVLPVAVTPQADQPQIMLRTGTGSIAPLYSDRWSAPLGDELRSALVDGLTRDLGALDAGVLRPPLGTPLWRVQTDVQRFDMSDKGPTVLDVTWRVRPVSLKGGALLCRTVVTMPVGAEDVASLVTAQQQAVALLARTIASGIRHGGQRADAAGPEVHIPVCTVLADESR; this is translated from the coding sequence ATGAAATACATCCGTCCGGCGCTTGCCCTCTCTCTGCTATCACTCCTGGTCGCCTGCGGGGCTTCGCCGCCAGCGCGGTATTACACCTTGCAGGCGCCGCCGGCAGCGACGCCTATCAAAGGCGATGCTGGCTTCATGGTCGAGGTGCTGCCGGTGGCCGTGACGCCTCAGGCTGATCAGCCGCAAATCATGTTGCGTACCGGCACGGGCAGTATTGCGCCGCTCTACTCTGACCGCTGGAGTGCGCCGCTTGGCGATGAATTGCGTTCGGCGCTGGTGGATGGCCTGACGCGTGACCTGGGTGCCCTGGATGCGGGTGTGCTGCGGCCTCCCTTGGGCACGCCGCTTTGGCGGGTTCAGACCGACGTGCAGCGCTTCGATATGAGCGATAAAGGTCCGACGGTGCTGGATGTAACGTGGCGCGTGCGGCCGGTCAGCCTCAAGGGTGGGGCCTTATTGTGCCGCACTGTCGTGACAATGCCGGTGGGGGCCGAAGATGTGGCCTCATTGGTAACAGCGCAGCAGCAGGCGGTTGCGCTCTTGGCCCGTACGATAGCCTCGGGCATTCGTCATGGTGGCCAGCGGGCCGATGCGGCAGGTCCGGAGGTTCATATCCCTGTGTGCACGGTTCTGGCGGATGAAAGCCGATAA
- the putA gene encoding trifunctional transcriptional regulator/proline dehydrogenase/L-glutamate gamma-semialdehyde dehydrogenase: protein MASTTLGVKVDDALRDRLKAAAQKLQCTPHWLHKQALVAYLEKIERGHLPPEMAHLGSGEDGAEEDAGGQAGATPPFYEFGQDVQPQSVLRAAITAAYRRPEPECVPLLLGQARMPHLEKIHAMAAKLVQTLRAKRTGGGVEGLIQEFSLSSQEGVALMCLAEALLRIPDRATRDALIRDKVSRGDWKSHMGGSQSLFVNAATWGLMITGKLVAVSSEQSLSKALTRLIGKGGEPLVRKGVNMAMRMMGEQFVSGQTISEALANNRKMESRGFRYSYDMLGEAATTAQDAERYNAAYEQAIHAIGKAAAGRGIYEGPGISIKLSALHPRYSRAQRERVMSELLPRVKKLAILARQYDIGLNIDAEEADRLEISLDLLEALCFTPELEGWNGIGFVIQAYQKRAPFVIDYVIDLARRSGHRIMVRLVKGAYWDSEIKRAQVDGLEGYPVYTRKLYTDVAYLACARKLLAVPEAVYPQFATHNAYTLAAIYHLAGQNYYPGQYEFQCLHGMGEPLYDEVVGPLAQGKLNRPCRIYAPVGTHETLLAYLVRRLLENGANTSFVNLIGDDSIPVEQLVADPVEAAARIVPLGAPHDKIPLPRELYGHARANSAGLDLSNEHRLGSLSAALLASAGMPWRAAPMLGESEFVWDESRAQDVLNPADQRDGVGRLIEADSHDVEAALRAAANTAPIWQATPVAERAQCLRRAAQLLEEQMQTLLGLIVREAGKTLPNAIAEVREAVDFLRYYADQAEREFDNDTHRPLGSVLCISPWNFPLAIFTGQVAAALAAGNTVLAKPAEQTPLIAAQAVAILRAAGVPAGAVQLLPGKGETVGAQLVAHASVRGVMFTGSTEVARLIARNLADRLDDRGHTIPLIAETGGQNAMVVDSSALSEQVVFDVLSSAFDSAGQRCSALRVLCVQEDNADHVLTMLRGAMRELRMGNPDRLSTDVGPVIDAEARQNILRHIESMRAAGHEIVQIEGGAECRFGTFVPPTLIEINDIAELKREVFGPVLHVVRYARDDLDRVIESINGTGYGLTFGVHTRIDETVARVTESVQAGNIYVNRNIVGAVVGVQPFGGEHLSGTGPKAGGPLYLYRLLSMRPAGLPPGLEGQMPLTLTLPGPTGETNTYRVEPRGAVYCVAATAAGARAQWAAAQATGNLAWFADTPAARELLATLESAAREGQVALLEDAEVDAADFQAVLFEGDGDALKALNQRIARREGPILAVHGLSPDELAAGASYVAERLLNERSCSVNTAAAGGNASLMTIG, encoded by the coding sequence ATGGCTAGCACGACCCTGGGCGTCAAGGTCGATGACGCGTTGCGGGATCGCCTCAAGGCGGCAGCACAAAAGCTCCAGTGCACTCCGCACTGGTTGCACAAACAGGCTCTGGTGGCCTATCTGGAAAAAATCGAACGCGGCCATTTGCCCCCCGAGATGGCGCATCTCGGCTCGGGAGAAGACGGCGCCGAGGAAGATGCCGGCGGCCAAGCGGGAGCCACGCCGCCTTTTTACGAGTTCGGCCAGGACGTGCAACCGCAGTCGGTGTTGCGGGCCGCCATTACTGCCGCCTATCGTCGGCCTGAGCCCGAGTGCGTGCCCCTGTTGCTGGGTCAGGCGCGCATGCCGCACTTGGAAAAAATCCATGCCATGGCCGCCAAGCTGGTCCAGACGCTGCGCGCCAAGCGCACGGGCGGGGGCGTAGAGGGGCTGATCCAGGAGTTCTCTCTGTCCAGCCAGGAAGGGGTGGCCCTGATGTGCCTGGCCGAGGCTTTGCTGCGCATCCCGGACCGGGCCACGCGCGATGCCCTGATCCGCGACAAGGTGTCGCGCGGCGACTGGAAGTCGCACATGGGCGGTTCGCAATCCTTGTTCGTCAATGCGGCGACCTGGGGTTTGATGATCACCGGCAAGCTGGTGGCCGTAAGCAGCGAGCAATCCCTGTCCAAGGCGCTGACCCGTCTGATCGGCAAGGGCGGCGAGCCCCTGGTGCGCAAGGGCGTGAATATGGCCATGCGCATGATGGGTGAGCAGTTCGTCTCCGGCCAGACCATTTCTGAAGCCCTGGCCAACAACCGCAAAATGGAGAGCCGGGGCTTTCGGTACTCCTACGATATGTTGGGCGAGGCGGCCACCACCGCCCAGGATGCCGAGCGTTACAACGCGGCGTATGAGCAGGCCATCCATGCCATCGGCAAAGCTGCGGCCGGACGGGGTATCTACGAGGGGCCGGGCATTTCCATCAAGCTCTCGGCCCTGCATCCGCGTTATTCGCGCGCACAGCGCGAGCGCGTGATGAGTGAACTGTTGCCTCGCGTGAAGAAGCTCGCCATTTTGGCGCGCCAGTACGATATCGGCCTGAATATCGATGCCGAAGAAGCTGATCGTCTGGAGATTTCGCTCGATTTGCTGGAAGCACTGTGTTTTACCCCCGAACTCGAGGGTTGGAACGGCATCGGCTTTGTGATCCAGGCCTACCAGAAGCGCGCGCCCTTCGTGATCGACTACGTGATCGATCTGGCTCGCCGCAGCGGCCACCGCATCATGGTGCGCCTGGTCAAAGGCGCTTATTGGGATAGTGAGATCAAGCGCGCCCAGGTGGATGGCCTGGAGGGCTATCCGGTCTACACCCGCAAGCTTTACACCGATGTGGCCTATCTGGCCTGCGCCCGCAAATTGCTGGCCGTTCCCGAGGCCGTCTACCCCCAGTTCGCCACGCATAACGCCTATACCCTCGCGGCGATCTATCATTTGGCCGGGCAGAACTACTACCCGGGCCAGTATGAGTTCCAGTGCCTGCATGGCATGGGCGAGCCGCTGTACGACGAGGTGGTGGGCCCGCTCGCGCAGGGCAAGCTGAACCGCCCCTGCCGTATTTACGCGCCGGTGGGCACGCATGAGACGCTGCTGGCCTATTTGGTGCGCCGCCTGCTCGAAAACGGCGCCAACACCTCTTTTGTCAACCTGATTGGCGATGACAGCATTCCGGTAGAGCAATTGGTGGCCGACCCGGTGGAAGCCGCTGCACGCATCGTGCCTCTGGGAGCGCCGCACGACAAGATCCCCCTGCCGCGTGAGCTCTACGGTCATGCCCGGGCCAATTCGGCGGGCCTGGACCTGTCCAACGAGCATCGCCTGGGCTCGTTGTCGGCGGCCCTGCTGGCCAGTGCAGGCATGCCCTGGCGTGCGGCGCCCATGTTGGGTGAAAGCGAGTTCGTCTGGGATGAGTCCCGGGCTCAAGATGTCTTGAACCCGGCAGATCAGCGCGATGGGGTTGGGCGCCTCATCGAGGCCGACAGCCATGATGTCGAAGCCGCGCTGCGCGCCGCTGCGAATACCGCGCCCATCTGGCAAGCCACCCCGGTTGCCGAGCGTGCACAGTGTCTGCGCCGTGCCGCGCAACTGCTCGAAGAACAGATGCAGACGCTGCTGGGTCTGATCGTGCGCGAGGCGGGCAAGACCCTGCCTAATGCCATTGCTGAAGTCCGTGAGGCCGTAGATTTTCTGCGTTATTACGCGGATCAGGCCGAGCGCGAGTTTGACAATGACACGCACCGCCCGCTGGGTAGCGTGCTGTGTATCAGCCCCTGGAACTTCCCGCTGGCTATTTTTACGGGGCAGGTGGCGGCGGCCCTGGCGGCCGGTAATACCGTGCTGGCCAAGCCGGCGGAACAGACGCCGCTGATCGCAGCCCAGGCCGTCGCCATTCTGCGCGCCGCCGGGGTGCCGGCGGGGGCAGTGCAATTGCTGCCGGGCAAAGGCGAAACCGTGGGCGCCCAACTGGTGGCGCACGCGTCCGTGCGCGGTGTGATGTTCACGGGCTCGACCGAGGTGGCGCGTTTGATCGCCCGTAATCTGGCCGATCGTCTGGATGATCGTGGCCACACCATTCCGCTTATTGCCGAGACGGGGGGGCAGAATGCCATGGTGGTGGACTCCTCCGCGCTGTCCGAGCAGGTGGTGTTCGATGTGCTGTCCTCGGCCTTTGATTCGGCGGGTCAGCGTTGTTCGGCTCTGCGCGTGCTTTGCGTGCAGGAAGATAATGCCGATCATGTATTGACGATGTTGCGCGGCGCGATGCGCGAGCTGCGTATGGGCAACCCCGATCGTCTATCCACGGATGTGGGGCCGGTGATTGATGCCGAAGCGCGCCAGAACATTCTGCGTCACATTGAGAGCATGCGGGCCGCCGGCCATGAGATCGTTCAGATTGAAGGCGGCGCCGAGTGCCGTTTCGGTACCTTCGTGCCGCCCACGCTGATCGAAATTAATGATATCGCCGAGCTTAAACGCGAAGTATTCGGTCCGGTGCTGCATGTGGTGCGCTACGCACGCGATGACCTGGATCGCGTCATCGAGTCCATCAATGGCACCGGCTATGGCCTGACCTTCGGTGTGCATACTCGCATCGACGAAACGGTAGCCCGCGTGACCGAGTCGGTCCAGGCAGGCAATATTTATGTCAACCGCAATATCGTGGGCGCCGTAGTGGGTGTGCAGCCGTTCGGTGGTGAGCATCTGTCGGGCACCGGTCCCAAGGCGGGCGGTCCGCTGTATCTCTACCGTTTGCTGTCGATGCGTCCTGCCGGCCTGCCGCCGGGTCTGGAAGGGCAGATGCCCCTGACCCTCACGCTGCCGGGGCCCACCGGAGAAACCAACACCTATCGGGTCGAGCCGCGTGGCGCCGTGTATTGCGTGGCTGCCACGGCGGCGGGGGCCCGGGCGCAATGGGCGGCGGCTCAGGCCACGGGCAATCTGGCGTGGTTCGCTGATACGCCTGCGGCCCGCGAGCTGCTGGCGACGCTGGAGAGCGCCGCGCGCGAGGGCCAGGTTGCCTTGCTCGAGGATGCCGAGGTGGATGCCGCAGACTTTCAGGCCGTGCTTTTTGAGGGCGATGGCGACGCGCTTAAAGCGCTGAACCAGCGTATTGCCCGCCGTGAAGGGCCTATTTTGGCTGTACATGGTTTGAGTCCCGACGAGTTGGCTGCAGGCGCGAGCTATGTGGCCGAACGCCTGCTCAACGAGCGTTCATGCAGCGTGAATACGGCTGCTGCTGGAGGTAACGCCAGCCTGATGACTATCGGTTAA
- a CDS encoding TIGR01777 family oxidoreductase — protein sequence MRILLTGGTGLIGQALCRHWQSQGHTLSVWSRDPQKVAQLCSGAQGVAQLPALDDGPPIDAVVNLAGAPIADRPWTAARRNVLWRSRIDLTHTLVDWMGRQSSPPGILLSASAVGWYGDRGDTLLDEFNPPGNNDFGSRLCMAWEQEAERARSHGVRVACLRIAPVLASKGGMLARLLPVYRLGLGGRLGSGQQWMPWIHLDDLVNLFDHLLHASHASGPFNACSPQATRNISFTRTLAGALHRPALFPVPAWTLRLGLGEMSVLLLGGQRLAPRRTQDSGFIWQYPELSDALEQVLRGSRH from the coding sequence ATGCGCATCCTGCTCACTGGCGGCACCGGCCTCATCGGCCAGGCTTTATGCCGGCACTGGCAAAGCCAGGGCCACACCCTAAGCGTCTGGAGCCGCGACCCGCAGAAAGTCGCGCAGCTGTGCAGCGGCGCGCAGGGAGTCGCACAATTGCCAGCGCTTGATGACGGTCCGCCAATCGATGCCGTCGTCAATCTGGCAGGCGCCCCGATCGCGGATCGCCCCTGGACGGCAGCACGGCGCAATGTGCTGTGGCGCAGCCGTATCGACCTGACGCATACCCTGGTTGACTGGATGGGGCGGCAATCCAGCCCTCCTGGCATACTGCTTTCAGCCTCGGCAGTCGGCTGGTATGGAGACCGGGGAGACACCCTGCTCGATGAGTTCAATCCGCCCGGAAATAACGACTTCGGCAGCCGCTTATGCATGGCCTGGGAACAAGAGGCGGAGCGTGCCCGCAGCCATGGCGTGCGAGTGGCCTGTTTGCGGATTGCGCCAGTATTGGCCTCAAAAGGCGGCATGCTGGCGCGCTTACTCCCGGTATACCGGCTGGGTCTAGGCGGGCGCCTGGGTAGCGGCCAGCAATGGATGCCCTGGATACACCTGGACGATCTGGTCAACCTGTTTGACCATCTGCTACACGCAAGCCATGCCAGCGGCCCCTTCAATGCCTGCTCGCCGCAGGCCACGCGCAACATTAGCTTCACCCGGACGCTGGCGGGCGCACTTCACCGCCCGGCGCTATTCCCTGTGCCCGCCTGGACCTTGCGCCTGGGGCTGGGCGAGATGTCGGTGTTGCTGCTCGGCGGCCAGCGCCTGGCGCCGCGCCGCACCCAGGACTCGGGCTTCATCTGGCAATACCCCGAGCTGTCCGATGCGCTGGAGCAGGTGTTGCGCGGCTCGCGGCATTAA
- a CDS encoding NAD(P)/FAD-dependent oxidoreductase — protein MKVAVIGSGISGLAAAHRLRGQAHVTLFEAQAYFGGHTHTVDVSLPDARGQPVTQGVDTGFLVLNERTYPGLIALLDALQVRTVPSDMSFSVQVPGAGALGAQALEWNGSNLATVFAQKRNLLRPRFLGMLAELLRFNRLCTALAEGGQEQALAQPLGEFLDQHGFGAAFRHWYFLPMLGCIWSCPTDQMLRFPVATMVRFCHNHGLIQVQNRPQWRTVAGGARQYVSALLPGLDARLATPVMRIERHAGGVLIRSSSGAEHFDAVVLAVHSDQALRLLAQPSVLEQQVLGAIRYQPNRAVLHTDTRVMPRRRAAWAAWNYERAADDRQESARVCLHYWINRLQPLPFAQPVLVSLNPVSRIESSLVLGEFDYEHPVFDLAALAAQKQVPQLQGGQHTWYAGAWTGYGFHEDGLQSGYRAADALLAHWQRAV, from the coding sequence ATGAAAGTTGCAGTAATCGGGTCGGGTATCTCGGGTTTGGCAGCCGCTCATCGGCTGCGTGGTCAGGCGCATGTCACGTTGTTCGAGGCGCAAGCCTATTTTGGCGGGCACACTCACACCGTCGATGTGAGCCTGCCCGATGCCCGGGGTCAACCTGTGACACAGGGTGTGGACACCGGCTTTCTGGTGTTAAACGAGCGTACCTATCCCGGCTTGATAGCACTGCTCGATGCCTTGCAGGTGCGCACCGTTCCTTCAGACATGTCGTTTTCTGTCCAGGTGCCGGGTGCGGGCGCCTTGGGCGCGCAGGCGTTGGAATGGAATGGCTCTAACCTAGCGACAGTGTTTGCCCAGAAGCGGAACCTGTTGCGCCCGCGTTTTTTGGGGATGCTCGCTGAGCTGCTGCGTTTTAACCGTCTGTGCACCGCGCTGGCAGAAGGGGGCCAAGAGCAGGCGCTGGCGCAGCCCTTGGGGGAGTTTCTGGATCAGCATGGCTTTGGCGCGGCGTTTCGCCACTGGTATTTTCTGCCGATGCTGGGCTGTATCTGGAGCTGCCCGACTGACCAGATGCTGCGCTTTCCTGTGGCGACGATGGTGCGCTTTTGCCACAACCATGGCCTGATTCAAGTGCAGAACCGGCCACAGTGGCGCACGGTGGCCGGTGGCGCGCGGCAATACGTGAGCGCCCTGTTGCCGGGCTTGGATGCCCGCCTGGCCACTCCGGTCATGCGCATCGAACGTCATGCCGGCGGCGTGCTTATTCGCTCCAGCAGCGGTGCGGAGCATTTTGACGCCGTGGTGCTGGCCGTGCACAGCGATCAGGCTTTGCGTCTGCTGGCTCAGCCCAGCGTGCTTGAACAGCAGGTGTTGGGCGCCATCCGCTATCAGCCCAATCGCGCCGTGTTGCACACAGACACCAGGGTGATGCCCCGGCGCCGCGCGGCGTGGGCAGCCTGGAACTACGAGCGTGCGGCGGACGATAGGCAAGAGTCAGCACGCGTTTGTTTGCATTACTGGATCAACCGTTTACAGCCGCTGCCCTTTGCGCAGCCGGTGCTGGTGTCGCTCAATCCGGTGAGCCGCATCGAATCCTCGCTTGTGCTGGGCGAGTTTGATTACGAGCATCCGGTGTTCGATCTGGCGGCCTTGGCCGCGCAGAAGCAGGTGCCGCAGTTGCAAGGCGGCCAACACACCTGGTATGCCGGCGCCTGGACGGGCTATGGTTTTCATGAAGACGGTCTGCAGTCGGGCTACCGTGCGGCTGACGCCCTGCTGGCCCACTGGCAGCGGGCCGTATGA
- a CDS encoding SAM-dependent methyltransferase, whose translation MNTSPASLPLSLPAGLPSVARHCLRVLQRLQQGTLHLELPDGSTLQLGQGGQPHASLVLRDWGVFAAVLRSGDIGLAEAYIAGDWSTPNVADLLRLMLANRQALESLVYGSWWGRLAYRLKHLLNRNTRAGSRRNIHAHYDLGNAFYRLWLDPSMNYSSAWFQGNLAGDLTQAQHAKVRRALHGAELRPGCRLLEIGCGWGALAEMAAGEFQAHVTGVTLSSEQLAYAQQRLHQAGLASQADLRLQDYRDIQDPPFDAICSIEMVEAVGQAYWPSYFSTLARLLKPGGRACVQSIVIDDALFERYVRGTDFIQQYVFPGGCLPSPARFRAEAQQAGLRVVEAFSFGPDYAETLRRWRQQFMQQGAQVLALGFDTQFLRTWEFYLAYCEAAFDSGNIDVAQYILVKD comes from the coding sequence ATGAACACTTCCCCCGCTTCGCTCCCCTTATCGTTGCCGGCCGGATTGCCCAGCGTGGCGCGTCACTGCCTGCGTGTATTGCAGCGTTTGCAGCAGGGCACGCTGCATCTGGAGCTGCCCGACGGCAGTACGCTGCAACTGGGTCAAGGTGGACAACCGCATGCCAGCTTGGTTCTGCGCGATTGGGGGGTGTTCGCCGCGGTGCTGCGTTCGGGTGATATTGGCCTGGCCGAAGCCTATATCGCCGGAGACTGGAGCACGCCGAACGTGGCTGACCTGCTGCGTCTCATGTTGGCCAACCGCCAGGCGCTAGAGTCTCTAGTGTACGGCAGCTGGTGGGGGCGCCTGGCCTACCGGCTCAAACATCTGCTCAACCGCAACACCCGCGCCGGCAGCCGGCGCAACATTCACGCCCACTACGATCTGGGCAATGCCTTCTACCGATTGTGGCTGGACCCGAGCATGAATTATTCCTCGGCCTGGTTTCAGGGCAATCTGGCGGGGGATTTGACGCAGGCCCAACACGCCAAGGTGCGCCGCGCCTTACATGGCGCCGAGCTGCGGCCGGGCTGCCGCTTGCTGGAGATCGGCTGCGGCTGGGGGGCGCTGGCCGAGATGGCGGCCGGCGAGTTCCAGGCCCATGTCACGGGGGTGACCCTGTCTTCCGAACAACTGGCCTATGCCCAGCAGCGCCTGCATCAGGCTGGCCTGGCATCTCAGGCGGATCTGCGCCTGCAGGATTACCGCGACATTCAAGACCCGCCTTTTGACGCCATTTGTTCCATCGAAATGGTGGAAGCCGTGGGTCAGGCTTATTGGCCCAGCTATTTTTCCACATTGGCGCGTCTGCTCAAGCCCGGCGGACGTGCTTGCGTGCAAAGCATCGTCATCGACGATGCCCTGTTCGAGCGCTATGTGCGGGGCACGGACTTCATTCAGCAATATGTCTTTCCCGGTGGCTGCCTGCCCAGTCCCGCGCGTTTTCGGGCCGAGGCGCAGCAAGCGGGTCTGCGCGTGGTCGAGGCTTTTTCTTTCGGTCCCGACTACGCCGAAACGCTGCGCCGCTGGCGGCAGCAGTTCATGCAGCAGGGCGCTCAGGTGCTAGCGCTCGGCTTCGATACCCAGTTTCTGCGCACCTGGGAGTTTTATCTGGCGTACTGCGAGGCCGCCTTCGATAGCGGGAACATCGATGTTGCGCAGTACATCTTGGTGAAAGACTGA
- a CDS encoding chalcone isomerase family protein — translation MTDRLFSSLQCHLSALGVALWLAWASVAPAMAAQDAPPAFMQQVLPGAGVWGQGQLRIWGLRIYDARLWVGPQFDAADIAAQPLALELTYHRAFKGADIARRSIEEIERQGSLPAEQVQRWSTALTALFPDVQAGERLTGLYQPGQGMMLWRGDEFLGMSEDAELARRFFDIWLSPRTSEPGLRSALLAPKS, via the coding sequence ATGACTGATCGCCTCTTTTCCTCCCTGCAATGCCACCTCAGCGCTTTGGGCGTGGCTCTTTGGTTAGCCTGGGCCAGTGTAGCCCCCGCAATGGCGGCGCAGGACGCGCCTCCCGCCTTCATGCAGCAGGTGCTACCCGGCGCCGGGGTCTGGGGGCAGGGACAACTGCGTATATGGGGGCTGCGTATTTACGATGCCCGTCTGTGGGTGGGCCCGCAGTTTGATGCGGCTGACATTGCCGCCCAACCCCTGGCGTTGGAACTCACGTATCACCGCGCTTTCAAGGGCGCCGATATCGCCAGGCGTTCCATTGAGGAAATCGAACGCCAGGGCAGCCTGCCGGCTGAACAGGTGCAGCGCTGGTCAACTGCGCTGACGGCCCTGTTTCCCGACGTACAGGCAGGTGAGCGCTTAACGGGCCTGTATCAGCCAGGGCAGGGCATGATGCTTTGGCGTGGCGATGAGTTTCTGGGCATGAGTGAGGATGCTGAGCTGGCGCGCCGTTTTTTCGATATCTGGTTGTCCCCCCGTACTTCGGAACCCGGCCTGCGCAGCGCCTTGCTGGCGCCCAAATCATGA